The following proteins are co-located in the Bombus pyrosoma isolate SC7728 linkage group LG12, ASM1482585v1, whole genome shotgun sequence genome:
- the LOC122573624 gene encoding LOW QUALITY PROTEIN: cytochrome P450 6k1-like (The sequence of the model RefSeq protein was modified relative to this genomic sequence to represent the inferred CDS: deleted 1 base in 1 codon): MRRIYYHSQQCKAHSRNVRYKLRKYFFILLGICYLIALVTVKSSFHSDSLKMALLTLYWSLDGILVLSSLIIAAYLFVTRKFNYWSKRGVKELPPTPFVGNFMDCLLSRKSGSEFLKDLYDYGKGWPLLGFYVFDKPQLLIRDQELVKHVLVKDFDYFPDRYATADEQNDRFGYANVVLMKNQGWKSLRPKLTPMFTPGKLKTMFDSMLIVADDLGKCLDSLHLEGDGKVVEFREISANFTTDMIASIVFGLKVGALKNPKTPFREYGRKIFHPNFHRNMELLIISFSPQLVKYLKPKFFGKNATNFFRSVFWDVIDQRVDSGQKRNDLTDVLIEIRKTYKNNEDLKDYKFDGDDLVAQAIMFFVAGSETSATAIAFTLHELAVNPDVQRTLREEIHDALEKTGGKITYDMITTLPYLDMVISETLRKYPSVAHLDRITVADYEVPNSDLVLEKGTPIFISIMGLHYDSRYFPNPKKYDPLRFTEEAKSTRPSIAYLPFGGGPRGCIGMRLGLIQSKLGIVQILKDYEVSPCEKTKTLVVLDPKTIITTALGGVQLNIRKITTAAD; the protein is encoded by the exons ATGAGACGTATATACTATCACAGCCAACAATGCAAAGCTCACTCCCGTAATGTACGTTACAAGCttcggaaatatttttttattttacttggTATCTGCTACCTTATAGCGCTTGTGACT GTGAAGAGTTCGTTTCATAGCG ACTCATTAAAAATGGCCTTATTAACGCTATACTGGAGTCTGGATGGCATCCTCGTCCTTTCGTCTCTGATTATCGCCGCTTATCTGTTCGTGACTCGGAAATTCAATTACTGGTCGAAACGGGGCGTAAAAGAGCTTCCACCTACGCCTTTCGTAGGCAACTTTATGGACTGTCTCCTGTCAAGAAAATCGGGCTCAGAATTTCTCAAGGACCTATACGATTACGGCAAAGGTTGGCCTTTGCTGGGATTCTACGTGTTCGACAAACCTCAACTGTTAATTCGCGATCAAGAACTCGTGAAGCACGTCCTAGTGAAAGACTTTGACTATTTCCCTGATAGGTACGCGACTGCAGATGAGCAAAATGATCGTTTTGGATACGCAAATGTGGTCCTGATGAAGAATCAAGGATGGAAATCTCTCAGGCCAAAATTGACACCGATGTTTACCCCGGGCAAGCTGAAGACAATGTTCGATTCAATGTTGATAGTCGCTGACGATCTTGGAAAGTGCCTCGATTCGTTGCATTTGGAGG GCGATGGAAAAGTAGTCGAGTTCAGGGAGATTTCCGCGAATTTCACCACCGATATGATTGCTAGTATCGTGTTTGGCTTAAAAGTAGGTGCGTTAAAGAATCCAAAAACACCGTTCCGTGAATATGGCAGGAAGATCTTCCATCCTAATTTCCATCGTAACATGGAGTTACTTATCATATCCTTCTCGCCTCAGTTAGTCAAATATCTCAAGCCGAAGTTCTTTGGAAAAAATGCAACTAACTTCTTCCGATCTGTTTTCTGGGATGTGATTGATCAAAGAGTCGATTCCGGCCAGAAGAGGAATGATCTCACAGATGTGCTGATCGAGATCAGGAAAACATACAAGAACAACGAAGATTTGAAGGATTACA AATTCGACGGTGACGATTTAGTGGCACAAGCGATCATGTTCTTTGTTGCTGGTTCTGAGACATCTGCTACCGCCATTGCTTTCACACTGCACGAACTTGCAGTGAACCCAGATGTACAGAGGACTCTTAGGGAAGAGATTCACGATGCTCTAGAGAAAACTGGTGGCAAAATCACATACGATATG ATTACGACGTTACCATACCTCGATATGGTAATTTCTGAAACTCTTCGTAAATATCCATCTGTAGCACACTTGGATCGAATTACCGTTGCCGATTACGAAGTGCCTAATTCCGATCTGGTGCTAGAGAAAGGCACCCCGATATTCATTTCGATAATGGGTTTGCACTATGATTCGCGGTACTTCCCGAATCCAAAAAAATACGATCCACTCCGATTTACCGAGGAAGCCAAAAGTACCAGGCCAAGTATCGCCTACTTGCCCTTTGGTGGAGGTCCCCGCGGCTGCATCG GTATGCGATTGGGGCTCATTCAGTCCAAACTTGGAATCGTACAGATATTGAAGGACTACGAAGTTTCGCCTTGTGAAAAAACCAAAACTTTAGTGGTCCTAGATCCCAAAACGATCATCACGACAGCTTTAGGAGGAGTACAACTCAACATTCGAAAGATTACCACTGCTGCTGATTAG